The Salvelinus alpinus chromosome 21, SLU_Salpinus.1, whole genome shotgun sequence genome has a segment encoding these proteins:
- the LOC139548423 gene encoding transcription regulator protein BACH1-like, with protein sequence MSLRGDRTSVFTFQSAVHSSHVLTRLNDQRLRDVLCDVTLVAGGRTFRAHCSVLASCSDYFHSRIINHTSPSLVVTLPDQVTAEGFEPLLQFCYTSKLLFTKDNIVAIHRCAGLLGFHNLETSCFDFLLPKFLEGSNITAQEARRRRGGCCQGRSQIRSSNQGRLPSCRSSNQRRSPSVDSAHCTGCQSQSRTPNQSMTPSQGMLPSGMTPSQGMLPSGSLAHHTDTNRDGEQQVIPHPQNTGAGQTTGSDVRNIGSDIGARCSAANPSGTLSPQPHQRLTVPSDGNVQMDFQSSSRCTKTLALLVDSGSSGREQFCLQTCGPNMSPLSLGGLTSSSGLGVCPILAMPCPGGVDRKPDPDAVFSDRDILGMEAAVCPVTMGEESLRDCPLSCELPCHADVSPSDLIEAAVGEMDDDRPVVGSLMADEAGCNPGSCSTCPLRGSGVVEEAELQQPVLDLLAIHKSPNSENSEGESHGGCLMFPGPRRLGQVGQLPVLMQSEDPGLDGSVAVGGHLPDSALTDPSLSDPTLCGLTPDGRGYGLGGRSSVEREVAEHLAKGFWPDLCPSQTEPLPNLDTMEHGGLGRVPNLNTMEHGGLGGVPNLNTMEHGGLGRVPNLDTMEHGGLGSIPNLNTMEHGGLGRVPNLDTMDHSGLGKAADFPWQLDLNSNPADCPFLRDLGTGEAGGMEGMEEVEEMGKVGQTGGMGGVEETGEAQTPGGNHILSQSEMSPYMSSVNSGEDSDGDLDSDGDLDTDGDTEREVNNRRAREVCLPFPVVQISSVSRSAFQQLLRCQQLTHEQLEFVHDVRRRSKNRVAAQRCRKRKLEGIGKLQTEIGTLRGEKKRLLEERGHLQRNMEETLQSLTGLCQSVCDEAGFCHEQDQLQLLAKLQSPDIPVSALLNTLASPGLPLSSPGLPLSSPGLPLELMPVSLEPQPLPIPQPRAQP encoded by the exons ATGTCTCTCAGGGGCGACCGTACCTCCGTGTTCACATTCCAGTCTGCGGTTCATAGTTCCCACGTCCTGACGCGTCTCAACGACCAGAGACTGAGGGATGTGTTGTGTGATGTTACACTAGTGGCAGGTGGCAGGACGTTCAGGGCCCACTGCTCTGTACTGGCCTCCTGTAGTGACTACTTCCACAGCAGGATCATCAACCACACCAGCCCCAGCCTGGTGGTCACTCTGCCTGATCAG GTAACAGCAGAGGGGTTTGAACCATTGCTACAGTTCTGCTACACCTCCAAGCTGCTCTTCACCAAAGACAATATCGTGGCCATCCACAGGTGTGCCGGGCTCCTGGGGTTCCACAACCTGGAGACTAGCTGCTTCGACTTCCTTCTGCCAAAGTTCCTGGAGGGTAGCAACATTACAGCCCAGGAGGCAAGACGAAGAAGAGGAGGCTGCTGTCAGGGCAGGTCCCAGATCAGGTCCTCCAACCAGGGAAGATTGCCTAGTTGCCGGTCCTCCAACCAGAGGAGGTCCCCCAGTGTCGATTCAGCCCACTGTACAGGCTGTCAGTCCCAAAGCAGGACCCCCAACCAGAGCATGACCCCCAGCCAGGGCATGTTGCCTAGTGGCATGACCCCCAGCCAGGGCATGTTGCCAAGTGGCAGTTTAGCCCACcatacagacacaaacagagacgGAGAGCAGCAGGTTATACCTCATCCCCAGAACACAGGCGCAGGCCAGacaacaggaagtgatgtcaggAACATAGGAAGTGACATCGGGGCACGGTGTTCAGCTGCCAACCCAAGTGGAACATTGTCCCCACAGCCACACCAGAGGTTAACAGTGCCTTCGGACGGAAACGTACAAATGGACTTCCAGTCGTCATCCCGATGTACAAAGACCCTGGCCTTGCTAGTCGACTCGGGCAGCAGTGGTCGGGAGCAGTTCTGTTTGCAGACCTGTGGCCCCAACATGTCACCCTTATCTCTCGGGGGACTGACGTCCTCCAGTGGTCTTGGTGTCTGTCCCATCCTGGCCATGCCGTGTCCTGGTGGTGTTGACCGGAAGCCAGACCCTGACGCCGTTTTCAGCGATAGAGACATCCTAGGAATGGAGGCAGCGGTGTGTCCCGTGACCATGGGTGAGGAGAGTCTGAGAGATTGCCCACTCTCCTGTGAGCTGCCGTGCCATGCCGATGTGAGCCCATCAGACCTTATTGAGGCAGCGGTTGGAGAGATGGATGATGACCGGCCTGTCGTTGGGAGTCTGATGGCTGATGAAGCTGGGTGTAACCCAGGTTCCTGTAGCACGTGCCCACTAAGAGGCTCAGGAGTGGTAGAGGAGGCTGAGCTACAGCAACCTGTATTGGATCTCCTGGCAATACACAAAAGCCCTAACTCAGAAAATAGTGAGGGGGAGAGCCATGGTGGATGCCTTATGTTCCCAGGGCCACGACGATTAGGTCAAGTAGGTCAGCTACCTGTGTTAATGCAGAGCGAGGACCCTGGTCTGGATGGCAGCGTGGCTGTTGGGGGTCATCTCCCTGACTCCGCCCTCACTGACCCCTCCCTCTCTGACCCCACCCTCTGTGGTCTTACCCCTGATGGTAGGGGGTACGGACTTGGAGGGCGGAGCAGCGTGGAGAGGGAGGTGGCTGAACATCTGGCCAAGGGTTTCTGGCCTGATTTATGCCCCTCACAGACTGAACCTCTCCCTAATCTGGACACCATGGAGCACGGAGGTCTGGGTAGAGTTCCTAATCTGAACACCATGGAACACGGAGGTCTGGGCGGAGTTCCTAATTTGAACACCATGGAGCACGGAGGTCTGGGGAGAGTTCCTAATCTGGACACCATGGAGCACGGAGGTCTGGGTAGCATTCCTAATCTGAACACCATGGAGCACGGAGGTCTGGGGAGAGTTCCTAATCTGGACACTATGGACCACAGTGGTCTTGGAAAGGCTGCAGACTTCCCCTGGCAGCTAGACCTGAACTCAAATCCAGCAGACTGTCCCTTCCTTAGAGACCTGGGGACAGGAGAGGCaggggggatggaggggatggaAGAGGTGGAAGAGATGGGTAAGGTAGGACAGACAGGTGGGATGGGTGGGGTGGAAGAGACAGGGGAGGCCCAGACCCCCGGTGGGAACCACATCCTGTCCCAGTCTGAGATGAGTCCCTACATGTCATCTGTTAACTCAGGAGAGGACTCAGACGGAGACCTGGACTCAGACGGAGACCTGGACACAGacggagacacggagagagaggtCAACAACAGGAGAGCACGAGAG GTTTGTCTGCCCTTCCCGGTGGTTCAGATCTCGTCAGTGAGTCGTAGTGCCTTCCAGCAGCTCCTCAGATGCCAGCAGCTGACCCACGAACAGCTGGAATTCGTCCACGACGTCCGTCGGCGCAGCAAGAACCGCGTGGCCGCCCAGCGCTGTCGCAAGAGGAAGCTAGAAGGCATCGGTAAACTACAGACTGAGATCGGCACACTG agaggagagaagaagaggttgCTGGAGGAGCGGGGCCACCTGCAGAGGAACATGGAGGAGACGTTACAGAGTCTGACAGGGCTGTGTCAGAGCGTCTGCGACGAGGCAGGGTTCTGTCATGAGCAGGACCAGCTACAGCTCCTAGCCAAGCTCCAGTCTCCTGACATCCCTGTCTCAGCACTCCTCAACACTCTGGCCTCCCCcggcctccccctctcctcccccggcctccccctctcctcccctggcCTCCCCCTGGAACTGATGCCAGTTAGCTTAGAGCCCCAACCCCTGCCTATACCACAACCACGAGCACAGCCCTAG